From the genome of Ignavibacteriales bacterium, one region includes:
- a CDS encoding glycosyltransferase family 2 protein, translating to MNKLTVIIPVFNEETAIENTLKELLVGSSKNNWEILVVNDGSTDNTKNILKNAPSIRVVNHPYNKGYGAALKTGIKNSTTELVCFYDADGQHNPSDIENLIKNFDTYDMLVGERQKDSHQEWVRKPGKWLLSSVANFLTGRKIPDLNSGLRLIRKDVIIKLLHLFPDGFSFSTTSTIAFLNLGYNLGYFPIKTNKRIGKSTVKQLKHGSNVLLLILRLIILFNPLKIFVPASILIFISGIIYELIQGIILMPPGAARLIPGAFFLMITGILIFFFGLVVDQISEMRKHQFHD from the coding sequence TTGAATAAATTGACTGTAATTATCCCTGTATTTAATGAAGAAACAGCGATAGAAAATACCCTGAAAGAGCTATTGGTCGGTTCCAGTAAAAATAATTGGGAAATTCTGGTAGTAAATGATGGGTCTACTGATAACACAAAAAATATTCTTAAAAATGCCCCATCCATTAGAGTGGTTAATCATCCGTATAATAAGGGATATGGAGCAGCGCTTAAAACGGGAATCAAAAATTCAACAACTGAATTAGTCTGCTTTTATGATGCGGATGGTCAACATAATCCATCAGATATTGAAAATCTCATCAAAAATTTTGATACATATGATATGCTGGTGGGTGAGCGACAAAAAGATTCTCATCAGGAATGGGTTCGTAAACCCGGGAAATGGTTACTTTCAAGTGTTGCAAATTTTCTTACTGGCAGAAAAATACCTGATCTTAATTCAGGTCTAAGGTTAATTAGAAAGGATGTTATAATAAAATTACTTCATTTGTTCCCGGATGGTTTTTCTTTTTCAACAACCAGTACAATTGCTTTTCTAAATCTTGGATATAATTTAGGCTATTTCCCAATCAAGACTAATAAGAGAATCGGTAAAAGTACTGTTAAACAATTAAAGCATGGATCGAATGTTTTACTTTTGATACTTAGGCTCATCATACTTTTTAATCCATTGAAAATATTTGTTCCTGCAAGCATTTTGATATTTATATCTGGAATTATATATGAATTAATTCAAGGGATAATTTTAATGCCTCCTGGAGCTGCTCGATTGATCCCTGGTGCTTTTTTTCTAATGATCACAGGGATATTGATATTCTTCTTTGGGCTTGTTGTTGATCAAATAAGTGAAATGAGAAAACACCAATTTCATGATTGA
- a CDS encoding GNAT family N-acetyltransferase — MNKMLEIREINHNDSKLWNDFVISNIHSNYSHLYEWKVIFEHSYSLKTIYISIFDDNVLIAALPLCLMDYPTKKTFAISLPYLNFTGLIKSDSYEESTLLELIEVYLKNKGLSYIELRSISHKPGEFVSGICTLQRKLPQDHMQLWDELNAKVKNQVRKAEKIGLSPKWGKNQLDVFYSIYARNMRDLGTPVHGKNFFENIIKILNDYVQILTIYKGDIAIAGMFLVKFKNSLSDPWASSLKEYLDDCPNMLMYWEALKYGCALNLDEFDFGRSEYNSGTFKFKKQWGAYPIALDYRLINYSEREIKTTISTYNQNKAAHVKNMWKLMPYKISLWLGPKIRKYIP; from the coding sequence ATGAATAAGATGTTAGAGATTCGGGAAATAAACCATAATGATAGCAAGCTATGGAATGATTTTGTCATTTCAAATATTCATTCAAATTACTCTCACCTTTATGAATGGAAAGTGATATTTGAGCATTCATACTCACTTAAAACAATTTATATAAGCATTTTTGATGATAACGTGTTAATTGCTGCTCTGCCATTATGTTTGATGGATTATCCCACTAAAAAGACATTCGCAATTTCACTCCCTTATCTAAATTTTACTGGATTAATAAAATCAGATTCTTATGAAGAAAGTACTTTATTGGAATTAATAGAAGTTTATCTTAAAAATAAAGGTTTGTCTTATATAGAACTAAGAAGTATTTCACATAAACCTGGTGAATTTGTCTCTGGTATATGTACACTTCAGAGGAAACTTCCACAAGATCATATGCAATTATGGGATGAACTTAATGCGAAAGTGAAGAATCAAGTTAGGAAAGCGGAAAAAATCGGGCTCTCTCCAAAATGGGGCAAGAACCAGCTTGACGTTTTCTATTCAATTTACGCTAGAAATATGCGCGATTTAGGTACGCCCGTTCACGGCAAAAACTTTTTCGAAAATATTATAAAAATTTTGAATGATTATGTTCAAATTCTTACAATATACAAAGGAGATATAGCTATTGCGGGTATGTTTTTGGTGAAATTTAAAAATAGTTTATCTGATCCCTGGGCATCATCATTAAAAGAGTATTTGGACGATTGCCCTAATATGCTGATGTATTGGGAGGCTCTGAAATATGGTTGCGCATTGAACCTTGATGAATTTGATTTCGGTCGTAGTGAGTATAATTCTGGAACTTTTAAATTTAAGAAGCAATGGGGTGCTTATCCCATTGCTTTGGATTATCGACTGATCAATTATTCGGAGAGAGAGATTAAAACTACTATTTCAACATATAATCAAAATAAAGCTGCACATGTTAAAAATATGTGGAAACTCATGCCATATAAGATCTCGTTATGGCTGGGGCCAAAAATAAGAAAATATATACCATGA
- a CDS encoding lysylphosphatidylglycerol synthase transmembrane domain-containing protein: MSKKIRVPKYLYKNFIKIFGILLFIYIITKIDISKVLTEIKNFNLWWLLLYLFCYVFMVLMKSIRWRTLLISQDIYLPLSKVISINIMANFWGIVTPGRIGELSKIAYLQKDELTFSKSIVSVIIDRLYDMAMLILFSFIAMIYFVNHFYIQMIDILFSIALIVVAGIVIFLSRYWIWSLLIAILKRFTSDSKYVIIQNNWREFISEFNKIAATTIPIMTIYSFIIYITYFSMTYIVALGFNISISFIYLSLCLSISALISLLPISIGGFGTREAIFIMFLSKISIPKETALLIPFIDSTVLGFTIASLLALGYKLLNIRSGNKMNMG; the protein is encoded by the coding sequence ATGAGTAAGAAGATCAGAGTTCCAAAATATCTATATAAAAATTTTATCAAAATTTTCGGAATCCTTCTTTTCATTTATATTATTACAAAAATTGATATTAGTAAAGTATTAACGGAAATAAAAAATTTTAATTTGTGGTGGCTCCTTCTTTATTTGTTTTGCTATGTTTTTATGGTTCTGATGAAGTCGATTAGATGGAGGACGCTTTTGATTTCACAGGACATATATTTACCCTTGAGTAAAGTTATAAGTATTAATATAATGGCAAATTTTTGGGGAATCGTAACACCTGGAAGAATAGGGGAACTTAGCAAGATTGCGTATCTGCAAAAAGATGAATTAACGTTTTCTAAAAGTATTGTAAGCGTAATAATTGATAGATTATATGATATGGCTATGTTGATTCTCTTTAGTTTCATTGCAATGATTTACTTCGTAAATCATTTTTATATCCAAATGATTGATATATTATTCTCTATAGCTCTTATTGTTGTAGCTGGTATAGTAATTTTTTTGTCAAGATATTGGATCTGGTCCTTGTTAATAGCAATACTTAAGAGGTTTACCTCAGATTCAAAATATGTTATTATTCAAAATAATTGGCGAGAATTTATATCGGAATTTAATAAAATTGCCGCAACAACGATTCCAATTATGACAATATATTCATTCATTATCTATATAACATATTTTTCTATGACGTATATAGTTGCTTTGGGATTCAATATTTCTATTTCATTTATTTACTTATCTCTTTGCCTCTCAATATCGGCTTTGATCTCCTTGCTGCCAATTTCAATCGGAGGTTTTGGGACGCGCGAAGCGATATTTATAATGTTCTTAAGTAAAATATCAATCCCCAAAGAGACAGCGCTCTTAATTCCGTTCATTGATAGTACAGTACTCGGATTTACAATAGCTAGTTTGTTAGCATTGGGGTATAAATTATTAAATATTCGTTCTGGTAATAAAATGAACATGGGATAA
- a CDS encoding polysaccharide deacetylase family protein: protein MEKKIVNILSFDVEDWYQGFVHRGIDGWQKYGSREISNINTILELLAKYDQSATFFILGSFANKNPEIVKLIHDARHEIASHSYSHVIIPEQTPEQFREDTKKSKDVLNNIIGEEIIGFRAPRWSLGVKYFWALDILAEEGFKYDSSIFPSNIYPFGNSKFSNEPCIVPLKNNRSIIEFPAQVFSVGSIRIPVGGGFFFRALPFWFTKVALLRSNQKFNYGMIYLHPFEFDIQTPIININFAFNRMRYYHLNKTGEYLENVLKEFKFNSINSLFKSEKDYSSFIPLYSRE, encoded by the coding sequence ATGGAAAAGAAGATTGTTAACATACTAAGTTTTGATGTCGAAGATTGGTACCAGGGATTTGTTCATAGAGGCATTGATGGATGGCAAAAATATGGATCGAGAGAGATTAGTAACATTAATACTATTTTAGAATTATTAGCTAAATATGATCAGAGTGCAACGTTTTTTATTCTCGGAAGTTTTGCAAATAAAAATCCTGAGATTGTTAAACTGATTCATGATGCAAGACATGAAATTGCATCACATAGTTATTCTCATGTTATAATTCCCGAACAAACTCCTGAACAATTTCGAGAGGATACTAAAAAGTCAAAAGATGTTTTAAATAATATTATTGGTGAAGAAATAATAGGTTTTAGGGCACCCAGATGGTCTTTAGGGGTTAAATATTTTTGGGCATTAGATATTTTAGCCGAAGAAGGGTTCAAATATGATTCCAGTATATTCCCTTCTAATATTTATCCATTTGGAAATTCCAAATTTAGCAATGAGCCGTGTATTGTCCCGTTAAAAAATAATAGGTCTATTATTGAATTCCCAGCGCAAGTGTTCTCGGTGGGTAGTATAAGAATTCCGGTTGGTGGTGGCTTTTTTTTCCGAGCTCTCCCATTCTGGTTCACTAAAGTTGCTCTTTTAAGATCGAACCAAAAGTTTAATTATGGTATGATATATCTTCACCCATTTGAATTTGATATTCAAACCCCGATAATTAATATTAATTTTGCATTTAACAGGATGAGATATTATCACTTAAATAAAACAGGCGAATATTTGGAAAACGTATTAAAAGAATTTAAGTTCAATTCTATAAATTCACTTTTTAAAAGTGAAAAAGATTATAGCTCGTTCATTCCTCTTTATTCCCGGGAATAG
- a CDS encoding glycosyltransferase, whose protein sequence is MLDQNNQIVVLIPAFNPSEKILKLVRDLSESMIANIVVVNDGSKKEFQCNFDKLKSINKCIVIEHAVNLGKGRSLKTGLNYIYSKFNYAIGVVTADADGQHIAHDILKVADELCEHSASLILGVREFKRDVPLRSLFGNIVTKFVFHFFAGLKISDTQSGLRGIPRSIIPQLLPLYGEGYNYETNMLLSTRDIGIKIIEVPIQTIYLDNNESSHFYPILDSIRIYYIFIKYSASSISASIVDFIIFSLVYYSTYNITASIFIARLVSSLINFMVNKTYVFSIKGNSGITLLKYYLLLLVSATTALLVIKNLLLPIGINIIVAKILTETLLFFMNYQLQRSIVFTKK, encoded by the coding sequence ATGTTAGATCAAAACAATCAAATAGTGGTTCTTATCCCAGCTTTTAATCCTAGCGAAAAAATCCTGAAGTTAGTTCGTGATTTATCCGAATCGATGATTGCGAATATTGTAGTAGTCAACGATGGTAGCAAAAAAGAATTTCAATGTAATTTTGATAAACTGAAATCTATAAATAAATGTATCGTAATTGAGCATGCAGTAAATTTAGGAAAAGGTCGTTCCCTTAAAACAGGATTGAACTATATTTATTCGAAATTTAATTATGCCATCGGTGTTGTTACTGCTGATGCTGATGGACAACATATAGCTCATGATATTCTTAAAGTGGCCGATGAGTTATGCGAGCATTCTGCCAGTCTCATATTGGGTGTAAGAGAATTCAAAAGAGATGTACCGCTCAGAAGTTTGTTCGGAAATATTGTGACAAAATTTGTGTTTCATTTTTTCGCAGGTTTAAAAATATCCGACACTCAATCAGGACTAAGGGGAATCCCGAGGTCAATAATTCCCCAACTTTTACCTTTATATGGGGAAGGTTATAATTATGAAACGAATATGTTGCTATCTACACGTGATATTGGTATAAAGATTATAGAAGTACCCATTCAGACTATTTATTTAGATAACAATGAATCGTCTCATTTTTATCCTATATTGGACTCAATTAGGATCTATTACATATTTATTAAATATTCGGCATCCTCAATAAGTGCAAGTATTGTTGATTTTATTATCTTCTCTTTGGTCTATTATTCTACTTACAATATTACCGCAAGCATTTTTATTGCACGGCTTGTTTCGTCCTTAATAAATTTTATGGTAAACAAAACATATGTCTTCTCCATAAAAGGGAATAGCGGAATTACCTTACTGAAGTATTATTTACTATTACTTGTATCAGCAACTACAGCTTTGCTGGTAATAAAAAATTTATTATTACCAATTGGAATTAATATTATTGTTGCAAAAATATTAACAGAAACATTACTGTTCTTTATGAATTATCAGTTACAGAGAAGTATAGTATTTACCAAAAAATAG
- a CDS encoding class I SAM-dependent methyltransferase: MNEIEKEDQYLFNTIANKYSRKDDVLSSSIARRFQLFSLMELIKSISTKSFFERIIEIGCGVGASSKYLDGYYKQYVGIDYSKEIIQIANKRYSKDNVEFICSNIKEFRTTQIPNLVIGIGILHHMVDLDTALKELNEFTNNETIIAFIEPNSGNPFIQLLRMIRKIIDKSYSEDQSFFSKKDLLDLFSRNGFVVEGVKYEGYFSPPFAQVIIQPQFIFKSISYLTTMMDGFIQKHFNFYLSWNIMIVVKSKTNPK, from the coding sequence ATGAACGAAATTGAAAAAGAAGACCAATATTTATTTAATACAATCGCAAATAAGTATAGCCGGAAGGATGATGTATTATCGTCAAGCATTGCACGAAGATTCCAATTATTTAGTTTAATGGAACTTATTAAATCTATCTCCACTAAATCATTTTTTGAAAGAATAATTGAAATAGGTTGTGGCGTAGGTGCATCAAGTAAGTATTTAGACGGATATTACAAGCAATATGTTGGTATAGATTATTCGAAAGAGATTATCCAGATTGCCAATAAAAGATATAGTAAGGATAATGTTGAATTCATCTGCTCTAATATCAAAGAATTTAGAACCACTCAAATACCAAACTTGGTGATTGGAATTGGTATTCTTCACCACATGGTAGATTTAGATACTGCATTAAAAGAATTAAATGAATTTACTAATAATGAGACCATTATCGCTTTCATTGAGCCAAATTCCGGAAATCCATTTATTCAACTATTGAGAATGATTCGGAAAATAATTGATAAATCTTATTCAGAAGATCAATCTTTCTTTTCAAAAAAAGATTTGCTGGATCTGTTTAGTCGAAATGGTTTTGTTGTGGAGGGTGTAAAATATGAGGGATATTTTTCACCACCCTTTGCCCAAGTTATTATCCAACCACAGTTTATATTTAAATCTATTTCTTATTTGACAACTATGATGGATGGCTTCATCCAAAAGCATTTTAATTTTTATCTATCTTGGAATATTATGATTGTTGTAAAGAGTAAAACTAATCCAAAATAA